The genomic segment CGTCACGCTACATGATTGTGTGTTATTAAAGAACTTTATGCGCTTCAACTTCCGTATCCGCTGTATTCAGACGGGCATTGCGCCCGCTTTTATCTTTTTTGTTTTTTCCGCCGTTTCCGATGGGACTGCAAAGGTAGGAATCTTTTCCGGACTTCCAAAAAATTTCTGAAGTTTTTTTGGCTTTCTTTTTCCGGTTTCCGCGTTCAGCTACCGCTGAACCCTTCTTTTTTCATGGCTGCTTCTTCCGGAGCAGCACGCCCTCCCTTGCGGAGTGGTGCAAAGATAGAAACTTTTGGAACAAACTTCCAAGACTTCTGTGCTTATTTTTTCCGTTTTTGCCCTAACCCGCTGGACAGGTGGACGATTGTTTTTGAAACCGCCTGCTCCGGGACCGCAGAACAGGGGCCGGAAGGCCGGGAAGGCGCCCGGAGCCGGACGCAGTTCTGCCGGACCGCAGAGGGCAGAGCAGATCCTGAAGACGGGTTACCAGAGCCTGGCCACGGTCATCCTGCCCCGGATGCGGATAAGGCACGGAGCAGCAGTGGATCCGCGGTGCACCGCAGCCGGAGAAAACATGGGGCAGCACGGACACACGCACTCCGGACAGACTATAAGCGGATCCGCAGGCCAATAAAAGGAACCTGTGCGGAAGCAAACTGAAGACCTGAAAGTCGCTTAATGGTCCGTCAGGATGCACCTTCTGTTCCTACTCCTGACTAACTTTCATTTAAATTATGATCAAATTTAAAACTAACACGGAAATAACACCGGGTTAACAGGGGGTTAACAGGGGTATTATAGGGGTGTACCCTTGTTAATCCCTTGTTATATCCTTATAAAACTACTTTAAATCTGGTTTTATTGCTGAAATTGATAGGAAATTATTCAGAAATTAATATACACTTGGCCGACAATCCGCCTAAAAATTTAAACTTTAGCTTTCTGAGGTCGTATCGCAGTTTTAAGTTAAACCATCTAATTTAGTATATTCGTATCCGGAAAAATCACATAAGTCAATCTTTGAAACAAACTCTTCAAAGTTTATTACATCGATATACAAAGAAGATATACGCAATTCAGCAATCTAAAACGAGTATGACAACCTTCCCCCTATCTGGCATCGCCGGCAAGGCAGGCACATTGGCGAAATTCAGTGCTGCAATGACGGCAACAGCGAAATTTCCGGCATTATTTCTTGGTCATGGAAGTCCTATGAATGCCATTGAAGACAACGAATTTGTGCAAGGTTTCAAAGCCATAGGCCAAACCTTTGAAAAGCCAAAAGCGATGCTTGTAATCTCTGCCCATTGGGAAACACGTGGAACATATGTTACTGCGATGGAGCATCCTAGCACCATACATGACTTTAGCGGCTTTCCCCGGGCTTTATTTGATGTGCAATATCCTGCCCCCGGCAGCCCTTCACTGGCAATAGAGACACAGCGTCTGGTTACAAGAACGCCTGTACACCTAGACGAAAAATGGGGACTGGATCATGGTTCCTGGTCGGTCGTAAAACACCTTTATCCGCTTGCCGACGTCCCCGTCATACAGATGAGCATTGATTATACACAACCAGCGTCTTACCATTATGAAATTGCCAAACAGCTGGCTGCCCTCCGAAATAAAGGTATATTGATCATCGGAAGCGGCAACATGGTCCACAATCTCACGATGGTCGACTGGGACAAACTCCATAGCTCAGGATACGCCTACGAATGGGCAGCGATAGCAAATGAGAGAATGAAAACATTTATCCAGAACGGCAACCATCAGGCATTGATCGACTTTAGAAAACAGGGGCGTGAATTTGACCTTGCCATCCCTACGCCTGAACATTATATACCTTTGATCTACACATTGGCGCTGCAGGAAAAAAATGAAGACCTGCTCCTCTTCAACGATAATTCGGTCGCTGGTTCACTCTATATGACATCGTTAAAGATAGGCTAAACGGAAATGGATACGCCTAGACAAGGAGACCACTAGCCTGCCACAGCTTTTTCCCAATATCCTTTGATACCAGCAACGAGTTCGGTATCTTTGTTTTAAGGTAAAAAGATACCGAAAACCCTCATGGCAACAAAACCCATTATCGAAATAGAATACTGTCCTAAATGCAATTGGATGCTGCGCGCTGCCTATATGGCTCAGGAAGTATTAAGCTCATTTACTGAAGACGTATACGGCGTAACGCTTGTCCCGAGTGAAATTGCCGGCCGTTATACAGTACGTGTAGATGGCAACGAAATCTTCGACCGGAAGAGAGAAGGCCGCTTTCCGGAAATCAAAGAACTGAAACAGCTGATACGTAATGTTGTTGCACCCGAAAAGTCCCTCGGCCATTCGGACAAAACCGTCTAACCATTCTCTGATTTAGCATAAATCGGATTTTAGGAGTGTCTTGTTCTTCGCAACTTTGTATAAACTAAAAGGACAATCATGACTATTCAGCAAGAAGTAGATTTTCAACGTATCGCCAAGGCAATTCATTTCTTACAAAATAACTATAAGACGCAACCCAGCTTGGCACAGATCGCTTCTCACGTTTATATGAGTGAAGCACATTTCCAGCGAATGTTTACCTCTTGGGCAGGAACTAGCCCCAAGAAGTTTCTTCAATATATTAGCTTAAACCACGCCAAATCCTTATTGAAGGAGAATAACATCGCTGAAACGACATTTCAGCTGGGACTGTCCAGCAGCAGCAGGCTGCACGAACTGTTTATCAACATAGAAGGCATGTCTCCGGCTGAGTACAGAAATGAAGGCGCAAATCTGTTAATTTCCTATAATTACTATCAAACGCTTTTTGGTCCCATTATCATTGCCTCCACTCCCAAAGGAATCTGCCACATCGCATATGAGGAAGATCATATAGCTGCTTTCGAAATCCTGCGACAGCGATTTCCAAAAGCAAACTTTAGGCTTGAAAGCGATAGCATGCACGGGAGCGCATTAAAAGCGTTAAACCCTCAAAACAACGACCTGAGTCTCGTAAAGCTGCACCTGAAGGGTACAGAGTTTCAATTGAAAGTATGGGAAGCATTACTAAAAATCCCTATGGGCAATTTAAGCACCTATGGCTCCATTGCGGCACAGATCGGAAAACCAACGGCATCCAGGGCGGTCGGCACGGCAGTGGGAAGTAACCCCATCGCCTATCTCATCCCTTGTCACCGTGTGATTCAGAACAGTGGCATTTTTGGTGGCTACCGCTGGGATCCGATGCGAAAAACAGCGATGATCGGCTGGGAAGGCTTGTACACTGCCATATAAGGACTTAACTTAATAGAGATATCATGGAACTTTTCGACAACCTATTTGATAGTAATAAAAACCTGCTTCCTTATGACGGTACTGCCAATTACTATGGTAAGATATTGAACGATCAGCAGGCTAACCAGTATTTTGATTTGCTGCTTCGCTCCATTCAATGGGTCAATGACCGGGCTGTCATCTTTGGGAATGAAATCATCACCAAACGTAAAGTCGCCTGGTACGGCGAGCGTGCGTTTGAATACACTTATTCCAATACGACTAAAAAAGCCCTGCCCTGGACAAAGGAGCTGCTTGAGCTGAAAGCCCTTGCCGAAGCGCACACGAAAGAGACTTACAACTCCTGTTTACTTAATCTCTATCACAACGGCGATGAGGGTATGGCCTGGCATAGTGACGGTGAAAAAGACCTGAAAAAGAATGGTGCCATTGCTTCCTTGAGCTTTGGAGCCGAACGAAAGTTTGCATTTAAGCACAAGACGACAAAGGAAAAAGTCGAACTTACGTTGGGGAATGGCAGCCTTCTGGTCATGAAGGACCGTACGCAGACCTATTGGTTGCACCGCCTACCTCCTACTAAAAAGGTACTTGAACCGCGGATCAACCTGACATTCAGAACCATTGACAACCTCCAAACGTCATAACCAGCAAAGGTCCCTTGTGAGGATTTGTGCCGGCCATTCCACTGGTCCCCATGACCGGCATAAAGCTACCTGTTAATCTACATTTTGCCAGCTATTATCTTTGGCTGTGTAATCCATAAATACACCGCCATCCAATGTTATGTTCTGAACCTTCTTGGAAGATGTCCAAGTGATAATAGCTCGTTTTTCATCCTGCTGCCAGATTGCAGGGGTCTGATGTTTGGTCTCCACCGATCCGTCCGCATAGGTAATCTTCACCTCGAAAGGAACAGCAAATCCGCCCACATTGGCAATAGTCAGCTTTTTGTTGTGACCGGATTGGTCAAAGCTATCCACCTTTAAATCTATATAGTGATTGCTAAAATACCAGTTCTTCCAAAACCAGTTCAGGTTTTGGCCCGCACCAGCATTGATACTATAAAAGAAGTCCCATGGGGTGGGGTGTTTGCCGTGCCAAAGATCCATATAATGATGCAGGGCCTTTTTAAACACCATATCACCCAAGTAATCCCGCAAGGCGATATAAGATAACGCAGCTTTGATATAGGCGTTGTTGCCGTAGCCCAATCCATTCAGTTGCGAGGTCATGGTTATCAGCGGCTGATCTTCTTCTGCTGAAGGATCAAAGATATAACGCTTTACACGTGAGTCCTTGAAAAGTTCTTTGTTTTTTTCTTCGCCGATTTCGGCATTACCGATCCAATATTCCAGGGCTGTGGCCCAACCCTCATCCATATATCCATAGCGGGTTTCGTTGATCCCCATATAAAATGGGAAATACGTATGTGCAATTTCATGATCGGCGGTCTGACGGGCATCAACAAAATTGTCCGGTACACTGGAATCATTGATCATCATGGGATATTCCATATCAGCGAAACCTTGCACTGCCGTCATCGTTGGATACGGGTACGTGACTCCGGGCCAGTTGTTCGAAAACCACTCAATGCAGTACTGCTGCCAGCCTATATACTGTTCAAAATCGGGTGTCCCGGCAACATAGCTGGACTGTACACTTACACGTTTGCTTCCCAAGTCCACACTGGAAGCGTCCCAAATGTAATTGTCACTCACACTGAAACAAAAATCAGGGACATAGCTTGCCTTAAATTTCCAGCTATTCCACTCATGCTGCGCCGTTACCTTACCTGCTTTCATCTCTGCTGCTGTTGCGACATGTATGACCGCATCAGTATGCTTTGACTTTTCAAAACGGGCC from the Sphingobacterium thalpophilum genome contains:
- the ygiD gene encoding 4,5-DOPA-extradiol-dioxygenase translates to MTTFPLSGIAGKAGTLAKFSAAMTATAKFPALFLGHGSPMNAIEDNEFVQGFKAIGQTFEKPKAMLVISAHWETRGTYVTAMEHPSTIHDFSGFPRALFDVQYPAPGSPSLAIETQRLVTRTPVHLDEKWGLDHGSWSVVKHLYPLADVPVIQMSIDYTQPASYHYEIAKQLAALRNKGILIIGSGNMVHNLTMVDWDKLHSSGYAYEWAAIANERMKTFIQNGNHQALIDFRKQGREFDLAIPTPEHYIPLIYTLALQEKNEDLLLFNDNSVAGSLYMTSLKIG
- a CDS encoding SelT/SelW/SelH family protein — translated: MATKPIIEIEYCPKCNWMLRAAYMAQEVLSSFTEDVYGVTLVPSEIAGRYTVRVDGNEIFDRKREGRFPEIKELKQLIRNVVAPEKSLGHSDKTV
- a CDS encoding methylated-DNA--[protein]-cysteine S-methyltransferase, coding for MTIQQEVDFQRIAKAIHFLQNNYKTQPSLAQIASHVYMSEAHFQRMFTSWAGTSPKKFLQYISLNHAKSLLKENNIAETTFQLGLSSSSRLHELFINIEGMSPAEYRNEGANLLISYNYYQTLFGPIIIASTPKGICHIAYEEDHIAAFEILRQRFPKANFRLESDSMHGSALKALNPQNNDLSLVKLHLKGTEFQLKVWEALLKIPMGNLSTYGSIAAQIGKPTASRAVGTAVGSNPIAYLIPCHRVIQNSGIFGGYRWDPMRKTAMIGWEGLYTAI
- a CDS encoding alpha-ketoglutarate-dependent dioxygenase AlkB family protein yields the protein MELFDNLFDSNKNLLPYDGTANYYGKILNDQQANQYFDLLLRSIQWVNDRAVIFGNEIITKRKVAWYGERAFEYTYSNTTKKALPWTKELLELKALAEAHTKETYNSCLLNLYHNGDEGMAWHSDGEKDLKKNGAIASLSFGAERKFAFKHKTTKEKVELTLGNGSLLVMKDRTQTYWLHRLPPTKKVLEPRINLTFRTIDNLQTS
- a CDS encoding M1 family metallopeptidase, coding for MIKSTIRYCSMALLLSAGYAQAQDLYTPRNIRVAMEKGTRTANGAPGKKYWQNFGKYNISFRLDPAKRKVTGSETIQYANNSPDTLTKLAIRFVNNVHKPNAVRANYASDDYLTSGLKITSLKLNGQAYQVNSQDWGTVKLTDFAQKMLPGSISTLEISWEYPLSAESDRDGMLNESTFYCAYAYPRVSVYDDYNGWDLLEHNGRQEFYNDFNDYQVTITVPKNFVVWATGELQNAAEVLQQPILARFEKSKHTDAVIHVATAAEMKAGKVTAQHEWNSWKFKASYVPDFCFSVSDNYIWDASSVDLGSKRVSVQSSYVAGTPDFEQYIGWQQYCIEWFSNNWPGVTYPYPTMTAVQGFADMEYPMMINDSSVPDNFVDARQTADHEIAHTYFPFYMGINETRYGYMDEGWATALEYWIGNAEIGEEKNKELFKDSRVKRYIFDPSAEEDQPLITMTSQLNGLGYGNNAYIKAALSYIALRDYLGDMVFKKALHHYMDLWHGKHPTPWDFFYSINAGAGQNLNWFWKNWYFSNHYIDLKVDSFDQSGHNKKLTIANVGGFAVPFEVKITYADGSVETKHQTPAIWQQDEKRAIITWTSSKKVQNITLDGGVFMDYTAKDNSWQNVD